In a genomic window of Brassica rapa cultivar Chiifu-401-42 chromosome A10, CAAS_Brap_v3.01, whole genome shotgun sequence:
- the LOC117129021 gene encoding polyadenylate-binding protein RBP47C-like: MSKHVLIQMVSIKVIRNKHTGLSEGYGFVEFLSHDMADKVLKKFNGTYMPNTDMPFRLNWATGEENDHELSIFVGGLAPDVSDSLLYNTFSEIYPSVKAATVVIDAYTGISKGFGFVRFGDVNERIKAMTEMHGVKCSNRAMLIGPATPRETRSFRQQGMYMKNDAISYPARDATPKYNYGNQWFGAYFGGQHYNGYGYMVPQPHDPRVYAVAPYGGYPVYSDPQQQVSRGN; this comes from the exons ATGAGTAAACACGTTTTGATTCAGATGGTTTCGATCAAGGTTATTCGCAATAAGCATACTGGTTTATCTGAAGGCTATGGCTTTGTGGAGTTTCTTTCGCACGATATGGCTGATAAAGTTTTGAAGAAGTTTAATGGAACATATATGCCGAATACAGATATGCCTTTCCGTTTAAATTGGGCCACCGGCGAGGAGAATGATCACGAGCTCTCTATTTTTGTGGGGGGTTTGGCGCCAGATGTCTCTGATTCTCTATTGTACAACACCTTCTCAGAGATCTATCCTTCGGTTAAAGCTGCAACAGTTGTCATAGATGCATATACTGGTATATCAAAGGGTTTCGGTTTTGTGAGGTTTGGAGATGTAAACGAGAGGATCAAAGCAATGACGGAAATGCATGGCGTAAAATGTTCTAATAGAGCTATGCTAATTGGTCCTGCAACACCTAGGGAGACAAGAAGTTTTCGACaacaag GAATGTACATGAAAAATGATGCAATAAGTTATCCTGCTAGGGATGCaaca CCTAAATATAACTATGGAAACCAATGGTTTGGGGCATACTTTGGAGGACAGCATTACAATGGGTATGGATACATGGTACCACAACCTCATGACCCGAGAGTGTATGCAGTTGCACCTTATGGAGGGTATCCAGTGTATAGTGATCCCCAGCAACAAGTTAGCCGAGGAAATTGA
- the LOC117129020 gene encoding polyadenylate-binding protein RBP47C-like, which yields MSKHVLIQMVSIKVIRNKHTGLSEGYGFVEFLSHDMADKVLKKFNGTYMPNTDMPFRLNWATGEENDHELSIFVGGLAPDVSDSLLYNTFSEIYPSVKAATVVIDAYTGISKGFGFVRFGDVNERIKAVTEMHGVKCSNRAMLIGPATPTETRSFRQQGMYMKNDAISYPARDATIFVGGLDSSVTSEDLKQPFSAYGEIVSVNIPLGKECGFVQFVNRQNAEEALKKLNGTVIRNRRVRLAWGQNKLPRYNYGNQWFGAYFGGQHYNGYGYMVPQPHDPRMYAVAPYGGYPVYSDPQQQVSRGN from the exons ATGAGTAAACACGTTTTGATTCAGATGGTTTCGATCAAGGTTATTCGCAATAAGCATACTGGTTTATCTGAAGGCTATGGCTTTGTGGAGTTTCTTTCGCACGATATGGCTGATAAAGTTTTGAAGAAGTTTAATGGAACATATATGCCGAATACAGATATGCCTTTCCGTTTAAATTGGGCCACCGGCGAGGAGAATGATCACGAGCTCTCTATTTTTGTGGGGGGTTTGGCGCCAGATGTCTCTGATTCTCTATTGTACAACACCTTCTCAGAGATCTATCCTTCGGTTAAAGCTGCAACAGTTGTCATAGATGCATATACTGGTATATCAAAGGGTTTCGGTTTTGTGAGGTTTGGAGATGTAAACGAGAGGATCAAAGCAGTGACGGAAATGCATGGCGTAAAATGTTCTAATAGAGCTATGCTAATTGGTCCTGCAACACCTACGGAGACAAGAAGTTTTCGACaacaag GAATGTACATGAAAAATGATGCAATAAGTTATCCTGCTAGGGATGCaaca atatttgtcGGAGGACTTGACTCTAGTGTCACTAGCGAAGATCTAAAGCAACCTTTCTCTGCATATGGGGAAATAGTCTCTGTCAATATTCCTCTTGGCAAAGAATGTGGATTTGTTCAATTTGTTAATAG ACAAAATGCAGAGGAGGCTTTGAAGAAACTAAATGGGACTGTAATTCGAAACCGTAGAGTTCGGCTTGCTTGGGGACAAAATAAGCTG CCTAGATATAACTATGGAAACCAATGGTTTGGGGCATACTTTGGAGGACAGCATTACAATGGGTATGGATACATGGTACCACAACCTCATGACCCGAGAATGTATGCAGTTGCACCTTATGGAGGGTATCCAGTGTATAGTGATCCCCAGCAACAAGTTAGCCGAGGAAATTGA